A genome region from Arachis duranensis cultivar V14167 chromosome 8, aradu.V14167.gnm2.J7QH, whole genome shotgun sequence includes the following:
- the LOC107462728 gene encoding two-component response regulator ORR10 isoform X1, translated as MGMSAAAQFHVLAVDDSLIDRMLIERLLKTSSFHVTTVDSAIKALQYLGMVEDKLKGYETPEIHQNAEVNVNLIITDYCMPEMTGHDLLRKIKESNSLKDIPVVIMSSENVPSRINRCLEDGAEEFFLKPVQQSDVNKLKPHLLKSRSKEEEETQPINNNKRKQESSAPFNKNSYKIKI; from the exons ATGGGTATGTCTGCTGCGGCACAGTTCCATGTTTTGGCTGTTGATGACAGCCTAATTGATAGAATGTTGATTGAGAGGCTCCTCAAAACCTCTTCATTTCAtg TTACAACAGTGGACTCTGCCATTAAGGCTTTACAATACCTTGGTATGGTTGAAGATAAACTAAAGGGTTATGAGACACCTGAAATTCATCAG AATGCAGAAGTTAATGTAAATCTGATCATAACAGATTACTGTATGCCAGAAATGACTGGCCATGATTTGCTAAGAAAAATTAAG GAATCAAATTCTCTTAAAGACATACCAGTTGTGATCATGTCCTCGGAGAATGTTCCATCAAGGATCAATAG ATGCTTGGAAGATGGGGCTGAAGAATTCTTTCTGAAACCAGTTCAACAATCAGATGTGAACAAGCTGAAACCCCATTTATTGAAATCAAGATCCAAGGAAGAAGAGGAAACCCAACCCATCAACAATAACAAGAGGAAACAAGAATCAAGTGCACCGTTTAATAAGAATTcttacaaaatcaaaatttga
- the LOC107462728 gene encoding two-component response regulator ORR9 isoform X2 produces the protein MGMSAAAQFHVLAVDDSLIDRMLIERLLKTSSFHVTTVDSAIKALQYLGMVEDKLKGYETPEIHQESNSLKDIPVVIMSSENVPSRINRCLEDGAEEFFLKPVQQSDVNKLKPHLLKSRSKEEEETQPINNNKRKQESSAPFNKNSYKIKI, from the exons ATGGGTATGTCTGCTGCGGCACAGTTCCATGTTTTGGCTGTTGATGACAGCCTAATTGATAGAATGTTGATTGAGAGGCTCCTCAAAACCTCTTCATTTCAtg TTACAACAGTGGACTCTGCCATTAAGGCTTTACAATACCTTGGTATGGTTGAAGATAAACTAAAGGGTTATGAGACACCTGAAATTCATCAG GAATCAAATTCTCTTAAAGACATACCAGTTGTGATCATGTCCTCGGAGAATGTTCCATCAAGGATCAATAG ATGCTTGGAAGATGGGGCTGAAGAATTCTTTCTGAAACCAGTTCAACAATCAGATGTGAACAAGCTGAAACCCCATTTATTGAAATCAAGATCCAAGGAAGAAGAGGAAACCCAACCCATCAACAATAACAAGAGGAAACAAGAATCAAGTGCACCGTTTAATAAGAATTcttacaaaatcaaaatttga